The region CCTGGGAGAGACCGAAGGGAGGTGGCCGAGCATAAGTCCACTGTGGACGTTCGAGGGGTGCCGCCGGTGCCCTTTCCGCGGTCGAACCCGTCGGGCAGCGCGGCGGATCGTCGGCAGCGGGCCGGGTTCGTCAGGGTTGGTAGTACTGCGCGCGTTTGGGGTTGTGCCCCGGGGAGTTCCGCTTGTTGCTCAGATTCGCCTTGCCACCGAGGGAATCCATGAGTCCGGCCTCCGCGCCGTGGAGCTCGTTCTTGCCGCCGCAGACGTGCACGCACACGACCGGGTCGCCCGGCAAGCGCTTGCCGGTCCCGACGTGCTCGGTGTCCAGCCGCCTGGTGAGGTTGTCCGACTCCCCCACGTACGGCCGCCCCGCCGGGTCCGTCCGGTCCTGGAACACGTAGACGCCCTGGTCGTTGCCGCAGTTGTGCACCAGGACGTCGGCGGGCCCGGCGGTCACGTAGTAGGTGTGGAGGCCGTCCACCGTGAGGTCGTGGACCTGGTCGGGCGCGGTGAAGTGGCGCACCGCGACCGCCTGCACCCACGTGCCCGTCGACGTCCGCAACCAGGAGCCGACGCGCAGGTCGCCGATCGGCACCCACGCCTTCGCCTCCGGCACCCAGACCGGGTGCCAGTCGGTCGCGGTGAGGGTCGACGTCGCCGTGCCGCGCTCGCCGTCCACGTCCAGCGTGACCTCGGTCCGCTCGGGCTCGTCGTCGTGTGCCCAGGTGGTGGTCACCTCGCGGGCGACGGTCTCGCCGGTGGCGGGGTCGGTCGCCAGGACCGCCTGCCCCACCTCGACCTCGTCGATCCGCTTGCGCGTGCCGTCGGCCATCACGACCGGCGTCGCGCCGGGGAAGCTGTGCCGCGCGCACGACGTGGCGTCGGCCTTCGCCGGGGCGGGCACGGCCTTGGCCGTGTCGGCGGTCTTGTCGACGGCCCGGACCGCGTCGCCCGCCTTGTCCGCCGCCTTCGCCGCGTCCACCGCGTGCTTGCCGTACTTGGCGGCGTTGGCCGCGTAACCCGCGCCGGGGATCGCCGACGCGGCCGACAGCGCGGCGTTGGTGTAGTCGCCCTCGGCGGTGTACCAGCCGGCGTTGGCCAGGTCCGCCGCCTCGCCGACCACCGGCACCATGCCCGCCACGTCCAGGGTGGTGTGCCCGATCTTCTTCCACGTGTCCTTCGACGGCATCTTGAGCTTGGGCCACTTGCCCGTCGGGTCCACGAGCTTCACCGGGTCGTTGTGGACGTAGGTGTACGCGGCGAGGTTGCGGGGTTCGTGGACGCCGCCGGCGGTCTTGGTGTCGAAGTAGTCCGGCAGGGCCGGGTCCGGGCTCGTCCACAGCTGCGTTCTCGGGTTGTAGTACCGGGCCCCGTGGTAGTAGAGACCGGTCTCCTCGTCGAGTTCCTTGCCGGTGAACCGGTAGGGCGGGGAGCCCCCGGAGGAGCCGGCCCGCTCCTGGACCCAGGTCTCGCCGAACGGGAAGTACTCCAGGTGCTCCACGAGCCGGCCCTGGCCGTCGGTGACGTACCCGGCGGACCCCACGTGGTCGGCGTGGAAGTAGGACGCGTCGGTCCCGGCGGCGCCGTCGGCCTCGACGGTCTTGGTGGCCAGCCGGGTGTCGCCGACGAAGACGTGCTTGTAGCCGGTGCCGTCGCGTTCGCTGTAGTTGCCGCTGGGGTACAGGCTCAGCCCGTCGCCCTGCTTGACCACGCGCTCGCCCTTGGCGTCGTAGAGGTACCGGACCGTGGCGCCAGCGCAGCTCGCGGGGGCCTGCGCGACCGTGGCGACCGCGCCGTCCTCGTTGCACGCCAGCCGGTTCTCCTCGTCCCACACGAACTGGCGGCGCTTGCTCGGGCTGGTCCCGGTGTTGACCGAGTCGGTCAGGTTGCCGTTGTCGTCGTGGTCCTGGGTGATCGGGCCGACCCGGCTGGGCGCGTGCGGCCTCTCGCCCTGGTAGCTGTAGGTGTAGTCGTAGCTGGTCTTGTCCTGGACGTCGGCGTGGGCCGCCGGGTCGTCGTCGGGCGTCTCGACCGGGCCGGAGGGCGTGCCCCGGTCGTAGGACGACAGCGTGAACGGCGACGGGGACGCGGTACCCGCCGGGCCGGTGATGGTGTGCCGCTGCGTCTTGGTGGTGGCGTTGTGGATCGAGTCGTAGCTCATGGTGAGCGAGTACCGGTTGGGCTTGGCGTCCTTGCCGGTGTACTCGCCACTGGCCGACGTGAGCCGGTAGAGCTCGTCGTAGCCGAAGGCCTGGGTGCTGGGGCCGCCCACCGCCGACGACGCCGGCGCGGCGTTGGCCAGCTTGGTGATGTTGCCGACCCGGTCACGGGTGTAGGTGATGTCCTGGAAGGCCGACCCGTCGGCCAGCCGGGACTTCAGGTTGGCCAGTTGCCGGTCGGCCGGGTCGTAGGTGTAGGCGGTGCGCACCCCGGTCCCGGTCTCCTGGAACAGCTTCTGGCCGAACTTGTCGTAGTCCAGCCGGGCCAGGTAGGTGGTGCCGGTCCCGTTCTTGACGCCGCTCGCCCGGTCGACCTGGCCGGCGGAGTCGTAGTCGTAGGTCAGCACCTCGCCGTCGGGGTAGGTCAGGCGCAGCACGCGGTTGAACGCGTCGTACGCCCACGTGGTCGTGAAAGCCTTGGTGGGCTTGCCGGGCGGGGTCACCGTCCGGGTCTCCCTGGCGATTTCGCCCAGCAGGCCGTAGCCCCGGGTGACTGTGCCGGCCGCGTCGCGCACCTCGCTGATCCGGCCGGCGGTGTTGTCCGCCGCGCCGGGCGCGCCGTAGGTGTAGCTGACGTCGTTGGCCGGGAAGGTCGGGTAGCGGACGCCCTTGAGGCGGTTGTAGTCGTAGTCGTACTCGACCGCCCTGTCCGCCTGCCGCAGGTTCGCGGTGACCTTCGCGACCAGGTTGCCCGCCAGGTCGTAGCGGGTCTCGGTGCGGCCGCTGTCCGGGCTGTCGAACACCGTGCGGCGGCCGAGGTTGTCGTAGGACGAGCGGGTGGCGTTGTCCTTGTCGTCCACCACGGCGGTGATCTGCCGCACCGGGTTGTACTCGTAGCTGGTCCACAGCACCGGCTGGCCGCTGGCGGCGTTGAACTCCTTCACCGCCGTGGGGAGTTCGCGCACGTCGGTGTAGGTGCGGCGCTGCTTGCCGTTGGCGTCGGTGGCCGTCTTCTCGAAGCGGGTCACCCCGCCGCGATCCGGGCCGAACCCGTAGGCCGCGCTGGTCGAGGTGTTGTCCGGCAACACCGACGACACCGTGCGGTCGAGCACGTCGAACGTGTCGCGGGTCGGCGGCACCGCGTCGAACGCGGGGTTGAACGTGGTGCTCGCCGCGCCCTTCGGCTCGGTCACCGGGTGGTACTTCTCGGTCACCCGCCCCAGGAAGTCGACCTTCGTGCGGCCGGAGACGATCATCACGTCCGCCGGGGCCGCACCGGGCGTGGTCGCGACCGCGGCGTCCTTCTTGGTCTGCACCACCGCCTTGAACCCATCGGTGAACGAGACGGTGTCGATGGTGTCGGCCCGCACTCCGGTCGCTGTGCGGTCGGTGTTGCGGGTCACGGCATAGGGGACCGGGGCCTCGGGGTGGTACTCCATGGCGATGGTGGGCCGGCCCGAGCCGATCTCGTACGGCCCGGTCACCGCCTCCAGCCGGCCGACGCTGTCGTACGAGCGCAGCAACTGCCGGCCGTTCTGGTCCACGGTCCGGTCGGGCAGCCCGTACTTGAGGTCGTGCGTCGCGGTCGACCGGAGACCGAAGCTGTCCACTGTGGACTCAACGTGCACGCCGACGACGGTGTCGTAGCCGTACTCCAGCTCGTAGCGTCGGCCGGTTTTGTCTACCGGCCCGGTCACCTTCCTGAGGTTGCCGTCCGCGTAGTAGTCCAGGTCCGTGGTCGCGGCGGTACCGTCGGCCAGGTACTCGCGGACCTGCCGGACCTCGCCCGACGCGCAGTCCACCGCGGCCTGCCGGTGGCGCAGGAGAATGCCGGACCCGGTCTCCCGCACCGAGTCGGCCGTGCCGACGATGTTGCGCTCGCGGCAGGCCGGGTTCGACGCCGTGTAGGTGAAGGTCGCCTCCACGTCGTCGTCGGCGCCTTCGTCGGCGGCGTCGAACGAGCGGGTCAGGTTGCCGTGGTCGTCGTAGGAGTTCTCGACGTGGGTGGACTTCCCGGCGGTCGCCGCGCCTTCGTAGAACCGCTTCTCCACCTTCACCAACTGCGGGTGGACCGTCGCCGTGGTGGCCGCCGGGTTCGCGTCGCCGCCGGTGTCGACGTCGCGCAGCCGGTAGGTGTTGACGGTCTCGTTGAACGGCCGGCCCGCGCCGTCCGCGGTCAGCGTCCGGCTCACCAGGCCGCGGGTGTAGCTGCTGTCGGTGCGGAACTCCTCGGTGGTGCCGCGGTACACCGCGTCGCCCGTGCCGGGGTCGCGGACCTCGGTGACCACCTTGCCGAAGCCGCGGAACTCGCGTTCCAGCCGGTCGTGCCGGCCCCGCTCGTAGCGGAAGGTGGTCAGCCGGGTGTCCACCCCGTCGCCGGGGTGACCGTCGTGCACGGCGGTGCGGGCCAGCACCCACTTGGACTCGGGCTGGTCGTAGGTGTTGCCGGTGCGGGTGTAGTCGAGGTCGATGCGCGCGCCCATCGGGCGGGAGACCGACTTGAGCAGGTTGGTCCGGCCTGTCCTGTTGGCGGCGTAGACGAGTTCGTCGTCCCGGCCGGACTTGACGTGGTCGGCCAGGCCGTCGCCGTCGATGTCGCGCAACGCCACCTTCGCGCGGCCGATGCCGATCGAGGTGTCCACGCCGGGGTTGAACACGACGCAGCCCGCACCGGGCGAGCAGAAGCCGAAGGTGAAGTACGCGCCGCCGCCGAGGTTGGCGTTCTCGTCGGCCGCGATGTCGGCGAACCCGCCCCGGAACGGGACCTTCGGGCCGAAGCCGCTGCCGGTGTTGATCGCCACCTTGATCGGGTTCGCGCCGTCGGTGAACACCCGGTCGGTCAGGCCGTCGCCGTTGACGTCGGTGAGCGTGGCGTTGGTCTTGGACGAGCCCAGCGTCGCCGACAGGCCCCCGGCGAAGCCGTAGCTGTCGAGGTTGAACCCGAGGTTCACGCCGGCGTTGCGGGTCTGCGCGTCGTTGACCGGGCCGCCCGGCCACGGCTCGCGGGCGGCGAAGCCGTAGCCGAGGTTGAGCGCCGCGTCGCCGTTGGCGTAGACCTTGTCCGGCAGGTCGTCGCCGTTGATGTCGATCAGATCGACCTTGGCGTCCGACTCGCCGCCGCCCAGGCTGCCCCCGATGCCCAGCGACGGCATCTCCGCGCCGGTCCGGGAGGTGTTGGCCGAGCCGTCGCCCGACGGCGTGTCGGTGCCGCGCGCGGTGCCGACGGTCCGGGCCGGGCTGCCCGCGTTGGCGGAGACGTTGCCCGCCAACGAGTCCGTCTCGCGCACGTTGCCGCCGAGCGTGCCCCGGGTGCTGCCCAGGCCGCCGACCATGTCCGAGTACTGGATCTCGCGCGACCCGACGACGTCGGGGAACTTGTCGCCGTTGAGGTCCAGGAAGTCGACCTCGCCCACCGTCGTGCCCACCATCGCGGTGCCGCCGAACGGTCCCGCCGCGAGGGTGGCCGAGATCTGCTGCGTCCGCCCGCGCCGGGGCACCCCCCTGGCCCCGGCGATGTCGGAGTCGGCGAGCACGTCGATCGTGTCCAGGCCCAGCCGCGAGCTCGACGTGCCGCCGCCGGAGACCCAGGTGTTCTCGTCCGAGCCGGCCCACCGCCCCTTCGCGGGCAGCGGCACCAACACGGTGATCCGCGGCGCATCGACCCTCGGGTTCGCGGTGAACCCGGGCACGTCGGCTTCCCTGGGCTGCGCGGGCAGGCTGTCGCGGAAGCTCTGGTCGAGCACGAGTTCGGCCTGCGCGATGGGCCGGGTCGCCCGGTCCTTGTTGGCCTGGTAGCCGATCGCGCCCCACCCGCGGTACGGCTGCGCGAACGCCCCACTCGGCGCGGCGGGGGCGTGCAGCGCGCTGGGGACCGGCGTCCACGTCGACCCGTCGTAGCTCACCTTCACCGACTGCTCGGTGAGCACGCCGGGCATCTTCGAGTCCAGGGTGGACAGGTCGAAGAACAGCTCGTCGCCGGCGGTGACCGGCGTGGTGACCCTGGTGAACTCGGGTGGCACGCCTACGCCGAACTTGATCCCGATGACCCGCTTGGCCAGCACCTGCCCGCCGCGCTTCTTCACCGTGAACACTATCTCGCGGCTGTCGGTGTTGAAGTTCATCTTGATGTTCGGCTGGGCGGTCAGCGTGCCGGTCCTGGTCACCTTGTAGGACTGCTGCGGCGCGGTGAGCGTGTTCACCGGGTACAGGTCCAGGTCGTAGGGCGGGTTGACGACGATCGTCGGGTGGCCCGCGGAGTCGACGACGGAGTCCACCCCCTGCGCGGCCGTGTAGTGCGCCTTCGGCACCCAGCGCACCGCGCCCGCGTCGATCGGCGAGTCCACGCGCAGCCGCCAGGACAGCTTCTCGCCCCGCGACACCGGGACGCCGAGGTCGATCGGCGTGGTGCCGGCGGACGCGGCGGGCAGCACCTTCCGGAACACGTCGGTGGAGGTCGGGTTGCCCTGGAAGTCGGTGCCCTCGCGAGCGATCACCACCGTCACGTCGTCGGAGGTCGCGCCCTTGCCCACGTCGCCGGTCAGCCGCAGCGTGCCGGTCAGCGGCGCGGTCACCAGCGACGGCCGACCGCCCAGCGTGAAGTCCCGCGAAGCCTGGTAGGTCGAGTTGTCCAGACCGTTGACGTCCGTGCCCGCCGGGACGCCGAGGTAGGAGATCCGGGGGTCCCACGCCACTTCGTCGTACTTGCCGTCCAGGATGGACTGGACGCGGAAGTAGACGGCGTCGCCCTTGCGGACCGCGATCGAGTCGACGCCGGTGGGGGCGAACTCCAGGTAGTCGCGCGGGCCGATCCGCTGCGCCCACAGCTCGGTGTCCTTGTGCTGGATGGCGACCCGGACGCCGTCGGCCTTGGTGTA is a window of Saccharothrix espanaensis DSM 44229 DNA encoding:
- a CDS encoding SpvB/TcaC N-terminal domain-containing protein, giving the protein MRRNGVIASLVTAVVAFGLTVPQVLGPLRTSGEAGSAVTAPEHPEGTSFNPNEIKDIKAADPGAGVGLIGPPTANNQGDARLSYPFEVPKGRADLQPRLAVGYNSAGGNGWLGSGWDVTTPVITLDTRWGVPRYHPSLETETYQLDGEELTPVAHRGEPRPRTAEKVFHTRVEGRFDRIVRHGDGPRNYWWEVTDKAGTRMAFGGADNTTLTDAAGNVATWALREVRDTNDNFMRYTHVRVADGGVANSTVPGVNLYPRRITYTGHGSTEGKYSVTFIRDRERGEPRRADVSIDARYGFKKVTADLLRRVEVKLEDQLVRAYELNYRSGAFAKTLLASVSQFGEDNRLFTTHAFDYFDDVRDQSGGYNAFAAAVNWHVADDDLGVDIREGEASALSATTSAGVGGHLYVGYNPVAPVKSGSVGVKVGANAGVADGLLALADVNGDGLPDKVFRKGGSVFYRPNLSGPGGQPKFGDTAIRLPDLPGISAEKTLSGSIGIEGYAGVAAQLDFVSTTTISDRYFADVNADGITDLVNNGSVLFGRLDANGQPAYGANSLDTPVPVGAGAVSGTIVGDQTAEFQRQVDNSPLLDGVRRWVAPFDGTVRVDGRVRLVADNGPERAAYTKADGVRVAIQHKDTELWAQRIGPRDYLEFAPTGVDSIAVRKGDAVYFRVQSILDGKYDEVAWDPRISYLGVPAGTDVNGLDNSTYQASRDFTLGGRPSLVTAPLTGTLRLTGDVGKGATSDDVTVVIAREGTDFQGNPTSTDVFRKVLPAASAGTTPIDLGVPVSRGEKLSWRLRVDSPIDAGAVRWVPKAHYTAAQGVDSVVDSAGHPTIVVNPPYDLDLYPVNTLTAPQQSYKVTRTGTLTAQPNIKMNFNTDSREIVFTVKKRGGQVLAKRVIGIKFGVGVPPEFTRVTTPVTAGDELFFDLSTLDSKMPGVLTEQSVKVSYDGSTWTPVPSALHAPAAPSGAFAQPYRGWGAIGYQANKDRATRPIAQAELVLDQSFRDSLPAQPREADVPGFTANPRVDAPRITVLVPLPAKGRWAGSDENTWVSGGGTSSSRLGLDTIDVLADSDIAGARGVPRRGRTQQISATLAAGPFGGTAMVGTTVGEVDFLDLNGDKFPDVVGSREIQYSDMVGGLGSTRGTLGGNVRETDSLAGNVSANAGSPARTVGTARGTDTPSGDGSANTSRTGAEMPSLGIGGSLGGGESDAKVDLIDINGDDLPDKVYANGDAALNLGYGFAAREPWPGGPVNDAQTRNAGVNLGFNLDSYGFAGGLSATLGSSKTNATLTDVNGDGLTDRVFTDGANPIKVAINTGSGFGPKVPFRGGFADIAADENANLGGGAYFTFGFCSPGAGCVVFNPGVDTSIGIGRAKVALRDIDGDGLADHVKSGRDDELVYAANRTGRTNLLKSVSRPMGARIDLDYTRTGNTYDQPESKWVLARTAVHDGHPGDGVDTRLTTFRYERGRHDRLEREFRGFGKVVTEVRDPGTGDAVYRGTTEEFRTDSSYTRGLVSRTLTADGAGRPFNETVNTYRLRDVDTGGDANPAATTATVHPQLVKVEKRFYEGAATAGKSTHVENSYDDHGNLTRSFDAADEGADDDVEATFTYTASNPACRERNIVGTADSVRETGSGILLRHRQAAVDCASGEVRQVREYLADGTAATTDLDYYADGNLRKVTGPVDKTGRRYELEYGYDTVVGVHVESTVDSFGLRSTATHDLKYGLPDRTVDQNGRQLLRSYDSVGRLEAVTGPYEIGSGRPTIAMEYHPEAPVPYAVTRNTDRTATGVRADTIDTVSFTDGFKAVVQTKKDAAVATTPGAAPADVMIVSGRTKVDFLGRVTEKYHPVTEPKGAASTTFNPAFDAVPPTRDTFDVLDRTVSSVLPDNTSTSAAYGFGPDRGGVTRFEKTATDANGKQRRTYTDVRELPTAVKEFNAASGQPVLWTSYEYNPVRQITAVVDDKDNATRSSYDNLGRRTVFDSPDSGRTETRYDLAGNLVAKVTANLRQADRAVEYDYDYNRLKGVRYPTFPANDVSYTYGAPGAADNTAGRISEVRDAAGTVTRGYGLLGEIARETRTVTPPGKPTKAFTTTWAYDAFNRVLRLTYPDGEVLTYDYDSAGQVDRASGVKNGTGTTYLARLDYDKFGQKLFQETGTGVRTAYTYDPADRQLANLKSRLADGSAFQDITYTRDRVGNITKLANAAPASSAVGGPSTQAFGYDELYRLTSASGEYTGKDAKPNRYSLTMSYDSIHNATTKTQRHTITGPAGTASPSPFTLSSYDRGTPSGPVETPDDDPAAHADVQDKTSYDYTYSYQGERPHAPSRVGPITQDHDDNGNLTDSVNTGTSPSKRRQFVWDEENRLACNEDGAVATVAQAPASCAGATVRYLYDAKGERVVKQGDGLSLYPSGNYSERDGTGYKHVFVGDTRLATKTVEADGAAGTDASYFHADHVGSAGYVTDGQGRLVEHLEYFPFGETWVQERAGSSGGSPPYRFTGKELDEETGLYYHGARYYNPRTQLWTSPDPALPDYFDTKTAGGVHEPRNLAAYTYVHNDPVKLVDPTGKWPKLKMPSKDTWKKIGHTTLDVAGMVPVVGEAADLANAGWYTAEGDYTNAALSAASAIPGAGYAANAAKYGKHAVDAAKAADKAGDAVRAVDKTADTAKAVPAPAKADATSCARHSFPGATPVVMADGTRKRIDEVEVGQAVLATDPATGETVAREVTTTWAHDDEPERTEVTLDVDGERGTATSTLTATDWHPVWVPEAKAWVPIGDLRVGSWLRTSTGTWVQAVAVRHFTAPDQVHDLTVDGLHTYYVTAGPADVLVHNCGNDQGVYVFQDRTDPAGRPYVGESDNLTRRLDTEHVGTGKRLPGDPVVCVHVCGGKNELHGAEAGLMDSLGGKANLSNKRNSPGHNPKRAQYYQP